The Podospora pseudoanserina strain CBS 124.78 chromosome 7 map unlocalized CBS124.78p_7, whole genome shotgun sequence region TGGCGATTGACGGCGGGAATGGGCCGGCGTCGGGGATCTCTGAGGGGAAGCATCGCGTGAGTGcacctccccattctccatCGGTGATCTGGATCTAGACCTCTCCTCATGGCGGTGCTCTCCCGACTCTCTAGACGGCGACCTCtcatcaactccatctctcctcggcgtcggcgATCGTCCTCGAGAATCCTGTGACATctccctttctctcctcggcgtcggcgATTTTGATTTCGACACCGATCTCGATCTTGACCTCGACTGGCGTGGACTAGGCGACCTCTCAACTTGTCGCGTAATCGAGGcgctctcctccctctccggtGTCGCCatcgtctttttttttccccacaCGCGTGTTTTCCAATGATTTGTCCCTGATAAACTCTCGCGCGCCAATTCGTTTCTCAGTTTCGCAGAAAAGCGATGTCGATTTGACAATTTCGTTGCCGATGGAAAGTTTAACAAGGCTGTGTTTGCAACAGTTTCCGTCCTCAAGCGCAACCTGCACCTACAGTTGCACTAACCGTTGGCCCcactttttacttttctcttcttgcctgccgggaagctccccccccccagaaAACGCGAACCCCTGACGCGCCACTGGCTAGGCCACCGTGGAACTGAGCTTCAGCGTTGCTGTCCCGAACTTTgcgacaaccaccaaccatcaacaccaccaccacttgcctcgtccaccaccgtcaacaACCTTGACGATTCAACGTTTAATTCAATTCAATTCACTCCTTTACACCCcttatttatttattttcccAATCTCACAATGGTctgtcttcctccccatccccctttgCCACCACCCGCCCTATCTAACACTGATTAAACTCCAGCTCGACAAActcaccggcctcgccaTGCTAGCAGCAGCCTCCGCCGTCTTCCTCTACTACACAATCTGGACTCTTCTCATGGTACTTACTTCCTTcatttccccccttctccccttttcctcttaaacccccctcacccagaCCCATCACTAATAATTCAAAAACCCAACAGCCCTTCGTAGACTCcgaccaccccctccaaaacttCTTTCCCCCCCGCGTCTGGGCCATCCGTCTccccgtcatcctcgtcctcctcggctccgccgtcgtcggctccttcctctccatcgtCATGATCAGGTCCAACCGCAAAAAGGCCCTCAAGGCCGccaaggcggccgaggaggcggccaagaagaagtcttGAATCAAACACTACGCTATATGTTTTGcattgttgttggaggaggaggaggaggccattaTCACTGTGAAGAAGGATGCGTTGATTTAGCCCAGGGTGGCAGGCAGTTCGtgagaaaaggaagggatctatctatctataatacaccacaaccatcttgttgggacaacaacaacaacaacaacaacagcaacagcaacaagtgGGAAATAACGAGACAGAGAGAAAGTGGaacaaaaaaggaaaaaagactAATAAAATACCTTGCCTACCCTTGCTCCTCCAACATAAGAGCAAGATCAAAACACACCCAGAGCCACATATTGTCTCATATCAACCAATGCAATCTGTCGGCCATTATATCAAAAACCATGTCAATGCTCACTCTCTCGTACAAAGCTACTGGGatatcccatccaccaccacccccttcccaactccACTACTATACCTCCGTGCTCCCCACACCACTACCAAAAAAATCTCCAAAAGAATAGAGGATGAGTGCGGTTTATGTGGATCGAACACATGACCTTCAGATTGTAAATTACCAAAGTTGACTTCAGTCTGACGCTCTCCCAACTGAGCTAAACCCGCTACTTGTTGACGCATCAACATGTCAATATCACAGTCCATATCtgcctttccctttccctttccctttcccccgTCACCACATACACAATCACTTTCATATTGGAACCCAAAAAGATTTGTCAAACACCATCCTTTTTATTGAGGGATCAATGTCCaacttaaaaaaaaaaaaaaaaaaaatcccgACTACTCACTTTCATCCTCGTTTTCATCGGGACAAAAACTATCTACTTGATTGGTGTTTGTTGGTTTCTGGTTGTTGTTATCATGCCCACCCTCCACTCGCCGTCACTCCTCAGTAACAGGCCCCTATTCCAAACCAACCCATAACCCCCAAAGCCTGACCCCTCTGTCCAAAATAGACACAAAAGCCAAACCCACCCAAAcgcccaacccccaagaGTAGAGTTAGCAGTAGTTATTGATGTTTAATCCCACACACAAAAGCAACACAAACCCGGTCTCAACTCCCGCAtgttgctgccgctgctgacCCATCTATAAAatccctttccttcccccccccccaaaaaaaacctcgCTTCATTCGCTCAAACCCGCTGATCAGCAAAATCCAGCACCTCGCAATCATCCTCAAAAAACCCGTCCTCGCCATTCCCCGACCCACCTGCTCCCCGTCTGCGTCTTGTGGTAATCACAATCTGCGTGTCGTCATCCCCGCGGAAAAGGACCCTTTCCATCGCCGAGGCGGGCAACGCACGCGAGGCTTCGAGGTCAATGTTGAATGACTCGTCCTCTGGCAGATGGGGTAGACCGAGATCGATCTTGGTGGCGCTGATCGGCAGGCCAAACACCCAGGTATCATCGGCGTCGTTCTcatcagcggcagcagcctcatcagcagcagcagcagcctcctcaaaAGGGAGCGGAGTCGCACGAGCGGctttgcccttcttcttgcgcgGTGCTGATGGTTCTGCCTGGGTGTCCTCCAACTGAGTCTCGGCCAAGATGGACGT contains the following coding sequences:
- the dpm2 gene encoding Dolichol phosphate-mannose biosynthesis regulatory protein (EggNog:ENOG503P564; COG:O), giving the protein MLDKLTGLAMLAAASAVFLYYTIWTLLMPFVDSDHPLQNFFPPRVWAIRLPVILVLLGSAVVGSFLSIVMIRSNRKKALKAAKAAEEAAKKKS